In a single window of the Bacteroidota bacterium genome:
- a CDS encoding gliding motility-associated C-terminal domain-containing protein, with protein sequence MKKYFFLFFLFISPVIFSQNTWIQKANFPGPGKDYPTSFSIGTKGYFCCGASSGFGNAVSDAWEYDPSTDVWTQKANCPGPGRWIPSGFSIGNLGYVGLGYDNTNNPLSDFYSYDPSTNLWTAIAAFPGTPRASAVDWSIGTRGYVCTGLGAGFSAVMNDLWEYDQVTNSWTQKTPLAGPARSEAVGFSISNKGYVVSGYDGSAGWLSDLWEWNQATDTWTQLANIPDGRVDAAGFAIGCKGYLVAGESQSSGTYANDIWIYDVASNSWTQGPSIGGVNRDELTAVNINCKGYLAYGQNESGSYENDLWEYTPDTVAANCCVTAPPPPPPPPPPPPPADASAFTVPNVFTPNGDGVNDLFLMNEKNITYYSIEIYDRWGIKMYSGNDVTKGWDGKTNGKAASDGTYYYLIFATGIDGVKYDQHGFLTLVR encoded by the coding sequence ATGAAGAAATATTTTTTTCTGTTTTTCCTTTTTATTTCTCCCGTAATTTTTTCTCAGAACACCTGGATTCAGAAAGCGAATTTTCCGGGGCCGGGGAAAGATTATCCTACTTCATTCAGCATCGGCACGAAAGGATATTTCTGTTGCGGTGCGAGTTCTGGTTTCGGAAATGCGGTAAGCGATGCGTGGGAATACGATCCTTCCACTGATGTGTGGACTCAAAAAGCAAATTGTCCGGGCCCGGGAAGATGGATACCAAGCGGATTTTCTATTGGCAATCTCGGTTATGTTGGATTAGGATACGATAATACCAACAATCCGCTATCCGATTTTTATTCTTACGATCCTTCAACTAATCTCTGGACGGCGATCGCTGCATTTCCCGGAACACCGCGCGCAAGTGCTGTCGACTGGAGCATCGGCACACGCGGATACGTGTGTACAGGATTGGGTGCGGGATTCAGTGCGGTGATGAATGATCTCTGGGAATATGATCAGGTAACAAATTCATGGACGCAAAAAACTCCGCTTGCCGGCCCTGCCAGATCAGAAGCAGTTGGATTTTCTATCAGTAATAAAGGTTATGTTGTTTCCGGTTATGATGGAAGTGCCGGATGGTTGAGTGATCTCTGGGAATGGAACCAGGCAACTGATACGTGGACGCAGCTCGCAAATATTCCGGACGGACGCGTGGATGCCGCAGGATTTGCAATTGGTTGCAAAGGATATCTTGTTGCAGGCGAATCACAATCTTCAGGAACTTATGCAAATGATATCTGGATTTATGATGTGGCTTCCAATTCGTGGACACAAGGGCCTTCGATAGGTGGTGTGAATCGCGATGAACTCACAGCAGTGAATATTAATTGCAAAGGATACCTCGCGTACGGGCAAAATGAATCAGGATCTTATGAAAATGATCTCTGGGAATACACGCCGGACACCGTAGCAGCCAACTGTTGTGTTACAGCACCACCACCTCCTCCACCGCCACCGCCGCCACCGCCGCCTGCTGATGCGAGTGCATTCACTGTTCCGAATGTTTTCACTCCGAATGGTGATGGTGTGAATGATCTTTTTTTAATGAATGAAAAAAATATCACTTACTATTCCATTGAAATTTATGATCGCTGGGGAATAAAAATGTATTCGGGAAATGATGTGACAAAAGGATGGGACGGAAAAACGAATGGGAAAGCTGCATCTGACGGAACGTACTACTACCTCATTTTTGCAACGGGAATAGACGGAGTGAAATATGATCAGCACGGATTCCTGACACTGGTGAGATAA